The nucleotide window CCGCCGCGGCGAAGCGAGTTCCTGCTTGATAGCCTGTTTATGAACAGCCGGCCCTTCTCAATGGAGCGGCCGTTGGTAGAAGAAAACCCCTTTCCCGACAGGAGGGGGTTTACTGAATGTTTACGTTTTTTCGGGGACCCCTGTTCAATTCGACCCTTTGGCCCAGCCATGAAACGAACCATGCAGAAAAAAAAATTCGAAGACGCCCTCCGGGAACTGGAACAGATCACCACTGAGCTGGAGGAGGGCGATCTCTCCCTGGAAGAATCCCTGGACAAATTCGACAATGGAATGAAATTAGCGGAATTCTGCAACCGCAAACTGGATGAGGCCCGCAAACGCGTCGATATTCTCATGGGCAAGGATGACGCCCCTGGGGCCGAACCGTTTGCCAAGGCAGACGGCAAATGAACGCCCCCCTTGAGATCAAAAACTATCTTGCGGTCAAACGCGCCCAGGTGGACCAGGCGTTGGCCCGCTTGATGCTTCCCGAGGAAGGGGAACCGGCCGACCACATCAAGGCCATGGGCTACAGCCTGTTTGCCGGGGGCAAACGCCTCCGGCCGATCCTCTGTCTTGCCGCGGCCGAAGCGGTGCAGGAAGAAAATCAGCCGGCCGGCGAGACCCTGCTGGCCGCGGCCTGCGCCCTGGAATGCATCCACACCTATTCCCTGATCCACGATGACCTGCCGGCCATGGACAACGACGATCTCAGACGAGGCCGGCCCA belongs to Desulfobacterales bacterium and includes:
- the xseB gene encoding exodeoxyribonuclease VII small subunit — its product is PPRRSEFLLDSLFMNSRPFSMERPLVEENPFPDRRGFTECLRFFGDPCSIRPFGPAMKRTMQKKKFEDALRELEQITTELEEGDLSLEESLDKFDNGMKLAEFCNRKLDEARKRVDILMGKDDAPGAEPFAKADGK